The proteins below come from a single Bacillota bacterium genomic window:
- a CDS encoding plastocyanin/azurin family copper-binding protein: MDTDMTEDEVEESIPEDVAGDKPEETTPDFVFETPVKSPHYVDNVPAHASIVPAVPVNVIVNFDFDIISPSEIVVTGPDNEVYSYGDTLIDDNKLGMRVMLETEAPDGLYLVEYKACWPDGSCHNGSFQFAIDRSLESEFTDLRGQSEIVINMTANRFEPQDIIIDAGTTLTWINNDQVEHYINTDPHPGHNYYPDKNSSSLSNSETFSVQLNLPGYYPYHCSAHPDTMKAIIIVK, encoded by the coding sequence GGAAAGTATACCGGAAGATGTAGCCGGGGACAAACCTGAAGAAACTACTCCGGATTTTGTATTTGAAACTCCGGTAAAATCTCCACACTATGTCGATAATGTACCTGCTCATGCTTCAATAGTACCTGCTGTGCCTGTAAATGTTATTGTTAACTTCGATTTCGACATAATAAGTCCATCAGAAATAGTGGTTACCGGACCGGATAACGAGGTTTACAGCTATGGAGATACTTTGATAGACGACAATAAACTTGGGATGAGGGTGATGCTGGAAACTGAAGCCCCTGATGGTTTGTATCTAGTAGAATACAAAGCCTGTTGGCCTGATGGCAGCTGTCATAACGGATCTTTCCAGTTTGCTATTGATAGATCTCTCGAATCTGAATTCACAGATCTAAGGGGACAGTCTGAAATTGTTATCAATATGACTGCTAATAGATTTGAACCACAAGATATAATAATTGATGCAGGAACTACTTTAACCTGGATAAATAATGATCAGGTTGAACATTATATAAACACAGATCCCCATCCTGGTCATAATTACTATCCCGATAAAAATTCAAGCTCCCTTTCCAACAGTGAAACATTCTCAGTACAGTTGAACTTACCCGGTTATTATCCGTACCATTGCAGTGCTCATCCTGATACGATGAAGGCGATTATTATTGTTAAATAG